A window from Candidatus Methylomirabilota bacterium encodes these proteins:
- a CDS encoding branched-chain amino acid ABC transporter permease: protein MTGQALLWGALYALPLLVRSDFLLTIFIFTFIYGILAVTFDLIFGFTGQLSMFHPAVFGVSAYMTHLLAVHAGLPFWAATLPSAAAAVVLAVVVGSICFKFRLKTFYFAVVTLAFSEMIRLVVMNWNSVTNGTLGLVVAGKPTIYWPGSGVVPIKGPIAWYYLTLVCLSVTVLICSRCLRSWMGRCFGAIRLNEDLARTLGINVFRYKLLSFAIGNALASFAGGLYGYYTGYIDPGYLGINQSMEVLAMVLLGGQGTLTGPIVGSLVLTGLPHAIDLRAELRAVLYGAILIFTILVMPRGIVGTLNAWRSRRVS from the coding sequence ATGACGGGCCAGGCGCTCCTCTGGGGCGCGCTGTACGCGCTGCCCCTCCTCGTGCGGAGCGACTTCCTGCTCACCATCTTCATCTTCACGTTCATCTACGGCATCCTCGCCGTGACGTTCGACCTGATCTTCGGCTTCACGGGCCAGCTCTCGATGTTTCACCCGGCTGTCTTCGGCGTCTCCGCCTACATGACCCATCTGCTCGCCGTCCACGCGGGGCTGCCCTTCTGGGCGGCCACCCTGCCCTCCGCGGCGGCGGCCGTCGTCCTCGCGGTGGTCGTGGGCAGCATCTGCTTCAAGTTCCGGCTCAAGACCTTCTACTTCGCCGTGGTCACGCTTGCCTTCTCGGAGATGATCCGGCTCGTCGTCATGAACTGGAACAGCGTCACCAACGGCACCTTGGGCCTCGTGGTGGCGGGCAAGCCGACGATCTACTGGCCGGGGAGCGGCGTGGTCCCCATCAAGGGGCCCATCGCCTGGTACTACCTCACCCTCGTCTGCCTCTCGGTCACGGTGTTGATCTGCTCCCGCTGTCTCCGGTCGTGGATGGGGCGCTGCTTCGGCGCCATCCGCCTCAACGAAGACCTCGCCCGCACCCTCGGGATCAACGTGTTCCGCTACAAGCTCCTGTCCTTTGCCATCGGCAATGCCCTCGCCTCGTTCGCCGGTGGGCTCTACGGCTACTACACGGGGTACATCGACCCGGGCTACCTCGGCATCAACCAGTCGATGGAGGTGCTGGCCATGGTGCTGCTGGGCGGCCAGGGCACCCTCACCGGGCCCATCGTGGGCTCCTTGGTGCTCACGGGCCTGCCGCATGCCATCGATCTCCGGGCCGAGCTGCGCGCCGTTCTCTACGGCGCCATCCTGATCTTCACCATTCTCGTGATGCCTCGAGGCATCGTGGGCACCCTCAACGCCTGGAGGTCACGGCGTGTCTCTTGA
- a CDS encoding branched-chain amino acid ABC transporter permease has translation MTQLVLGQVLNGAIIGAMYGIIALGITLTFGITGIVNFALGEFMMIGAYATYALAERGGLPYPVAVVPGCLVAAAAGYLSNKAFFRFTRNNLVNGLLVSIGLISIFESAAMLLWTATPVEMHFVLPGALRVGDIGLPKMKLVVFAVIVVVIVATYLGLARTWLGRAAFAYAQNPEAAMLMGVHTPRLETAVMLYSTGLAGLGGALYASLYSLEPAMGGVYVLKGMEAAILGGIGSLMGSLWGGVILGVIEGVGSILLPTAFRDAYGLAVLVAILLFRPAGLFGDE, from the coding sequence GTGACGCAGCTCGTTCTCGGCCAGGTCCTCAACGGCGCGATCATCGGCGCCATGTACGGCATCATTGCACTTGGTATCACGCTGACGTTCGGGATCACCGGCATCGTGAATTTCGCCCTGGGCGAGTTCATGATGATCGGCGCCTATGCCACCTACGCGCTCGCCGAGCGCGGCGGGCTCCCCTACCCGGTGGCCGTGGTGCCTGGATGCCTCGTGGCCGCCGCGGCCGGGTACCTCTCCAACAAGGCCTTCTTCCGCTTCACTCGCAATAACCTCGTCAACGGACTCCTCGTCTCCATCGGCCTCATCTCCATCTTCGAGAGCGCGGCCATGCTCCTGTGGACGGCCACGCCCGTCGAGATGCACTTCGTCCTCCCGGGCGCGCTGCGGGTGGGCGACATCGGCCTGCCCAAGATGAAGCTCGTCGTCTTCGCCGTCATCGTGGTCGTCATCGTCGCCACCTACCTGGGCCTGGCCCGCACCTGGCTAGGACGCGCCGCCTTCGCCTACGCGCAGAACCCGGAAGCCGCCATGCTGATGGGCGTGCACACTCCCCGGCTGGAGACCGCCGTCATGCTCTACTCGACGGGGCTGGCCGGGCTGGGGGGCGCCCTCTACGCGAGCCTCTACTCGCTCGAGCCCGCCATGGGGGGCGTCTACGTGCTCAAGGGCATGGAGGCGGCGATCCTGGGCGGCATCGGCAGCCTCATGGGCTCGCTGTGGGGCGGGGTGATCCTCGGCGTCATCGAGGGCGTCGGCTCCATCCTCCTCCCCACGGCCTTCCGCGACGCGTACGGCCTGGCCGTGCTGGTGGCCATCCTGCTCTTCCGGCCCGCGGGCCTGTTCGGCGACGAATGA